GACGCTGGTGAGCTGGCCGACCTCCCTGCCGGCGGCGGTGACCTTGACGCCCGGCGCGGGCGCACCTTGCTCGATCTCGAAACCGGTGAGCGAGCGGTGGACGGCGCCGCGCGCGTGGATGCGCTCCACGATCTCCTGGCCGAGGTAACAGCCCTTGTTGAAGTTGAGCGCGCGGTCCTGCGCGGTCTCTTGCGGCAGGTCCTTCTCGCGGATGTCGACGCCGAAGCGGGGGATGCCGGCGGCGACGCGCGCGAGCTCGCGCGTCTCGAAGCCGACAGGCGTGGCGCCGGCGGCGAGCGCGCTCTTCCATGACGCGGGCGCCTGCGCGGGCGAGAGCCAGATCTCGAATGCGGCGGCCCGGGCGTCCATGCGGATCGTCGAAACATCCTCGCCTTGCCACGGCTGATCGCAGATGGCGAGGGTCTCGGACGGGATGATGAGGCCGAGTCTCTTCAAGACTTCCGGGGCTTGCGGGCCTGCCACGCCGACCGCGCTGAGCTCGCTCTTGGCATCGTGGAC
The sequence above is drawn from the Terriglobales bacterium genome and encodes:
- a CDS encoding glycine cleavage T C-terminal barrel domain-containing protein — encoded protein: VHDAKSELSAVGVAGPQAPEVLKRLGLIIPSETLAICDQPWQGEDVSTIRMDARAAAFEIWLSPAQAPASWKSALAAGATPVGFETRELARVAAGIPRFGVDIREKDLPQETAQDRALNFNKGCYLGQEIVERIHARGAVHRSLTGFEIEQGAPAPGVKVTAAGREVGQLTSVAQLPNGRRTLALGYLRREAAKPGTEVEIEGARAKVSTLPFKD